From Lagopus muta isolate bLagMut1 chromosome 28, bLagMut1 primary, whole genome shotgun sequence, a single genomic window includes:
- the LOC125685471 gene encoding uncharacterized protein LOC125685471 isoform X1: MPQSRELKPMLWIFSLSSDHSYRCVAHTDLKKEQEKFYNKIWKSEEELGERQNASELCKTNSMKPEGSVEASLPVLLIEHCDYSVCFHNEENIKNKEYPLESSPPINCEAETSVIFNQLQFVAFSILGKEMFQRAVGFAQFYFMDTFILLCCGAEFHL, translated from the exons ctttggaTCTTCAGTTTAAGCAGTGATCATAGTTACCGTTGTGTGGCACATACGGACTtaaagaaagagcaagagaaattCTATAATAAAATCTGGAAATCTGAAGAAGAATTAG gtgaaaGGCAAAATGCTTCTgagctttgcaaaacaaacagcatgaaaCCAGAGGGGTCAGTGGAAGCATCATTGCCTGTTCTCCTAATTGAACACTGTGACTATTCAGTATGTTTccacaatgaagaaaatat taaaaataaagaatatccACTGGAAAGTTCTCCTCCAATCAACTGTGAGGCAGAAACATCCGTTATTTTCAACCAACTACAATTTGTTGCGTTCAGCATTCTG GGAAAAGAGATGTTCCAGCGGGCTGTAGGCTTtgcacagttttattttatggATACATTTAtattgctgtgctgtggagctgAATTTCATCTATGA